The proteins below come from a single Garra rufa chromosome 25, GarRuf1.0, whole genome shotgun sequence genomic window:
- the cd44b gene encoding uncharacterized protein cd44b gives MWIMLLGLTSALLASSKSQNTTVVRSRSCSHAGVFHVEGRVRYSLTFKEAGKLCEHLSSSLASLEQVEKAYEKGLQTCRYGWINGTELVILRQRPNKICAGNQTGIIKKIADKKKYDAFCYDAKDTSDKNCTALIDPDTLNKTDGSSVSAFTEVATHRPNAGGEDSENSTSEDTSVSESFTPVHWMQTSPTQNPVEQNHTDQTNQTNQDTNTKKFITSPPNPDTTGLGAGQTESTSQTPANKEEHAIPNNGSINWLVIILTILAVLLILLLCFIVANRKRCCGKKKTLIITKQSSSGENGASASFAKNQEMVKLVNTENIAENSNSELIDISLDK, from the exons ATGTGGATTATGCTGTTAGGACTCACCTCTGCATTACTGGCCTCCTCGAAATCACAAAATACTACAG TTGTGCGCTCACGGAGCTGCAGCCATGCAGGAGTGTTTCATGTGGAGGGGAGAGTTCGCTACAGTCTGACGTTTAAGGAGGCCGGGAAGTTGTGTGAGCATTTATCCTCTTCATTAGCCAGTCTGGAGCAGGTGGAAAAAGCCTATGAAAAAGGACTACAGACATGCAG ATATGGATGGATAAACGGCACAGAGTTGGTGATACTCCGTCAAAGGCCAAATAAAATCTGTGCTGGAAACCAAACGGGCATCATCAAAAAAATTGCAGACAAAAAAAAATACGACGCCTTCTGTTATGATGCTAAAG ATACATCAGACAAGAACTGCACAGCTTTGATTGACCCCGACACTTTAAACAAAACTGATGGCTCTTCTGTTTCAGCATTTACAG AAGTTGCAACACATCGACCAAATGCTGGAGGGGAAgattctgaaaattcaacatCTGAAGACACATCAGTATCTGAGTCTTTTACTCCAGTTCACTGGATGCAGACCAGTCCCACACAGAACCCTGTGGAACAGAACCACACTGATCAAACCAATCAGACCAACCAGGATACGAATACAAAGAAGTTCATAACTTCACCTCCAAATCCAGACACCACAGGGCTGGGAGCGGGCCAGACAGAGTCCACCAGTCAAACACCAGCAAATAAAGAAG AACACGCCATCCCAAACAACGGCTCTATAA ACTGGCTGGTCATTATACTCACCATTTTGGCAGTTCTCTTAATTCTGCTTCTCTGTTTTATTGTAGCAAACAGAAAAAG ATGTTGTGGCAAGAAAAAGACTCTGATTATTACAAAACAGAGCAGCAGTGGAGAAAATGGTGCATCAGCTTCATTCGCTAAGAATCAGGAGATGGTCAAACTCGTGAACACTGAAAACATCGCAGAGAACAGCAACTCAGAGCTTATCGACATCAGCCTGGATAAATGA